In Fusarium falciforme chromosome 9, complete sequence, the following are encoded in one genomic region:
- a CDS encoding Zn(2)-C6 fungal-type domain-containing protein has translation MSRKAVRRCFELFFTRHFASDFCSFDYRPDFEANYHRKPFLVYSIICLCARHLTPEEAAEGFQLSSGDEVWRRYSQMARSKAKAASDEPSVAHIQGYLVLAVAELLAGSGSRHWMYAGTAIRMAQIMRLNKDYHQRYGPREQEIRRRTYWACLLLDRALASLLCKPHCLSEVNIGIALPSTDTSLAYQEGSRGLTLEGIQSFAGYPSEIGLAPYFIRTVYLWGKLADFNVCCRRNLDKHPPTDPQSLFFQLTSTLQDWLSSLGPSLQWSIQNYHNHCDLGQGLSFASMHMLLRSSLCVAHQAYLPQLDGFTVLCERMDAAGWSYFHRENCLIEICVPNAMAIGEMLIAILESDRPSQAALQSIWVAASILSAVNTYLWVIYAGDETFSAEQTVNQAKSYLETIRRIFISWQHDWKVAKRWLSALNAMQAMYRAAYLGDLAHEPTAEASDSSGEDASRDFRPEPGDGFPSVVDLPDLYASLRLVACDSSAMPMDVGAVWLQLSTGWPCDPGGIFDLFPA, from the exons ATGAGCCGCAAAGCTGTGCGGCGTTGCTTTGAGCTCTTCTTTACCAGACATTTTGCATCCGACTTTTGCTCTTTTGATTATCGTCCTGATTTCGAAGCCAACTATCACCGTAAACCCTTCCTTGTGTACTCCATCATCTGCCTCTGTGCACGGCACCTCACCCCAGAGGAAGCGGCCGAAGGGTTCCAATTATCCAGCGGGGACGAAGTCTGGAGGCGTTATTCGCAGATGGCTCGGTCCAAGGCCAAAGCTGCATCGGATGAACCGAGTG TCGCTCACATCCAAGGATATCTAGTCCTAGCCGTTGCCGAGCTTCTCGCCGGCTCTGGATCTCGGCACTGGATGTACGCCGGGACGGCTATTCGGATGGCCCAGATCATGCGCCTCAACAAGGATTACCATCAGAGGTATGGCCCAAGAGAGCAAGAGATCCGACGCCGCACGTATTGGGCATGCTTGCTCCTCGACAGAGCCCTAGCATCCCTCTTGTGCAAGCCGCATTGCCTATCGGAAGTGAATATCGGAATAGCCCTCCCGAGCACAGATACGTCCCTTGCCTACCAGGAGGGGTCAAGAGGATTGACTCTTGAAGGGATCCAGTCCTTTGCGGGATACCCTTCGGAGATCGGTCTAGCTCCTTATTTCATCCGCACCGTCTACCTCTGGGGCAAGCTGGCTGACTTTAACGTCTGTTGTCGGAGGAACCTTGACAAGCATCCTCCCACTGACCCGCAGAGTCTATTCTTCCAACTAACCTCGACCCTCCAAGATTGGCTCTCATCCTTGGGACCCAGCTTGCAGTGGAGCATCCAGAACTACCATAACCATTGTGATCTTGGCCAGGGGCTAAGCTTTGCCTCGATGCACATGCTACTACGAAGTTCACTGTGTGTGGCTCACCAAGCATATCTACCACAGCTGGACGGATTTACTGTTCTCTGTGAACGTATGGACGCAGCTGGCTGGTCATACTTTCATCGTGAAAACTGTCTTATCGAGATATGCGTCCCAAATGCCATGGCTATCGGCGAGATGCTCATCGCAATACTGGAGTCAGATCGGCCTAGTCAAGCCGCACTCCAATCGATATGGGTCGCCGCTTCAATCCTCTCAGCGGTAAACACCTATCTTTGGGTCATCTATGCTGGCGATGAAACCTTTTCGGCCGAACAGACAGTCAATCAGGCCAAATCGTATCTAGAAACGATCCGTCGTATCTTTATCTCCTGGCAACATGACTGGAAGGTGGCTAAACGCTGGCTCTCGGCTTTGAATGCCATGCAAGCCATGTACCGAGCCGCATATCTCGGTGATCTAGCCCACGAACCCACCGCCGAAGCCTCTGATTCGTCTGGAGAGGACGCATCCCGGGACTTCAGGCCTGAACCAGGAGACGGCTTTCCTTCCGTGGTGGACTTGCCCGATCTCTACGCCTCACTGCGCCTAGTTGCGTGTGACTCGTCGGCAATGCCGATGGACGTCGGAGCCGTGTGGTTACAGCTGTCAACAGGTTGGCCCTGTGACCCCGGGGGTATTTTCGATCTATTCCCGGCTTAG
- a CDS encoding MFS domain-containing protein has translation MGTKPSEDLELQKSPSKDLDIEVDNGVADLHLDEAVVRSLRRKADFILIPILAIGYLMNSLDRSNLANANTAGLEADLNMVGRQYNDVLTFYQIPFVVFGPVIAMLTRIIGAKYTISGMLFVFGVASLATGWVKEYHHLIVCRVFVGTFESGFLGSVIYYLSIWYTRKELASRIGIFYAALTASSAFGGLLAYGMFQVTPSSGYFRWSYLFFLEGGMTALWSIISFLVLPVDTQSAWFLNPTEKEVAVLRLEHDSVQSLSTEFSWRESLSEFATPHGYIRVVLSFIMGVILTSNANFLAMVVRRLGHGVVKTQLVVHSCASFDRSRFALSLVQVVGSLERGLHSAFSDVVSLVGYLLLFTVSTDNLAVLYFAMFLCTVGAYPSTPISATWTVANIPNLNARALTSGMFVAFGNCGGFLSSNIYLKWEAPRYSTALKTNIGMCAISISATTAYALWMRWENRRRDRLYGKPSGSTEGITSSRDPQFRFQA, from the exons ATGGGTACTAAGCCGTCGGAAGATCTTGAGCTTCAAAAGAGCCCCTCTAAAGACCTAGACATCGAGGTCGACAACGGGGTTGCCGATCTCCACCTCGACGAAGCTGTCGTCCGGTCTCTGAGGCGAAAGGCCGATTTCATCCTTATTCCTATCTTGGCTATCGGATATCTGATGAA CTCGCTAGATCGCAGCAATCTGGCCAACGCCAATACTGCTGGCCTTGAAGCTGATCTGAACATGGTCGGAAGGCAGTACAACGATGTTCTCACCTTCTACCAGATCCCATTCGTCGTATTCGGGCCTGTCATTGCCATGTTGACTCGCATCATTGGTGCCAAATACACCATCTCGGGAATGTTGTTTGTCTTTGGTGTGGCCTCCTTAGCTACCGGCTGGGTCAAGGAATATCATCATCTGATCGTCTGCCGTGTCTTTGTGGGCACTTTTGAGTCTGGGTTTCTTGGATC GGTCATTTACTACCTCTCCATTTGGTATACTCGAAAGGAACTGGCTAGTCGAATCGGCATCTTCTACGCCGCCTTGACTGCGTCTTCAGCCTTTGGGGGTCTCCTCGCCTACGGCATGTTCCAAGTCACACCGAGCAGTGGCTACTTTCGCTGGTCCTACTTGTTCTTCCTTGAAGGTGGCATGACGGCCCTCTGGTCCATCATATCCTTCCTCGTGCTCCCTGTCGACACACAATCAGCTTGGTTCCTCAACCCGACCGAGAAAGAAGTCGCTGTTCTACGATTGGAGCACGACTCAGTCCAGAGTCTTTCGACAGAGTTCAGCTGGAGAGAGTCGCTGTCCGAGTTTGCCACACCGCATGGATACATCCGTGTCGTGCTTTCTTTCATCATGGGAGTTATTCTGACCTCCAACGCAAACTTCCTGGCCATGGTTGTGAGGCGTTTGGGCCATGGCGTGGTGAAGACGCAACTTGTGG TACACAGTTGCGCCAGCTTTGACAGGAGCCGTTTTGCTCTTTCTCTGGTGCAAGTCGTCGGATCACTTGAGAGGGGACTTCACAGCGCCTTCTCTGATGTCGTCAGTCTTGTTGGATATCTTCTACTCTTCACTGTCAGCACTGACAATTTGGCTGTGCTCTACTTTGCAATGTTTCTGTGCACCGTCGGT GCATACCCTAGCACCCCGATCAGTGCCACATGGACGGTAGCCAACATCCCCAACCTGAACGCCCGAGCCCTAACAAGCGGCATGTTTGTAGCTTTTGGCAACTGTGGTGGGTTCCTGTCAAGCAACATCTACCTGAAGTGGGAGGCACCGAGGTACAGCACTGCACTAAAGACAAACATTGGAATGTgtgccatctccatctctgcGACTACTGCCTATGCTCTGTGGATGAGGTGGGAGAACCGGCGCCGTGATAGGCTTTATGGTAAGCCAAGTGGTTCTACAGAGGGTATTACTAGCTCTCGGGACCCTCAGTTCCGATTCCAAGCATAG
- a CDS encoding Peptidase-S9 domain-containing protein, with protein sequence MIFSKQFMTLSTALVAVSGANNNQPYPPNVTLSNSTTSMHQLSSDSEFAFILEEYLSLSNEEGAATGEILRAAALIEPGNIESWYREFNFLADKIGAQAKEAESNKAWVSARKAYFRSSSYYRAADFFLHGNQSDPRIYTLWDKQSEAFNKAVNLLPKPPTFVQLKATNFTVPAYFYPAAPELPPGKEAAHGKRLPTIIVGTGYDGNQESLYHGTCREVTARGWNCITYEGPGQPTVRRQQNIGFIPEWWEAVTPVVDYVRQRKDVDPDRVALIGLSFGGLLAPLAATREHRLAAVVAIDGLLNLQRSILEKFPTQMVELFTSGNKTGFNEYVDKLLAIPNIPTQFKWGVDQGTWAWNTTDPYTWLSGVGEFNLDEKKLSQIKCPVFVASGQDDHIAPGQPEEMARLLGKKSHYFLFETELGAGEHCALGAEQQLAFKTLGWLDEVFAKVKTLS encoded by the exons ATGATCTTCTCCAAGCAATTTATGACGCTCAGCACCGCGCTTGTTGCT GTTTCCGGCGCAAACAACAACCAGCCATATCCACCCAATGTCACTCTCAGCAACTCCACCACTTCTATGCACCAGCTTAGCAGCGATAGCGAGTTTGCATTTATTCTCGAGGAATACCTTTCTCTCTCCAATGAGGAAGGTGCTGCTACAGGAGAAATTCTTCGAGCCGCCGCACTCATAGAACCCGGAAACATCGAGAGCTGGTACAGAGAGTTCAACTTTCTTGCCGACAAGATTGGTGCTCAAGCCAAGGAGGCAGAGAGCAACAAGGCCTGGGTATCCGCTCGCAAAGCTTATTTCCGATCGTCTTCCTACTACCGGGCTGCCGATTTCTTCTTGCACGGAAACCAGTCTGATCCTCGAATCTACACGCTCTGGGACAAGCAGAGTGAAGCCTTCAACAAGGCCGTCAACCTACTGCCCAAGCCTCCGACCTTTGTCCAACTAAAGGCCACCAACTTCACTGTGCCTGCATACTTCTATCCGGCAGCTCCAGAGCTCCCTCCTGGTAAGGAGGCCGCGCACGGAAAACGACTTCCTACTATAATCGTTGGCACGGGTTATGATGGAAATCAAGAATCATTGTATCATGGCACTTGTCGTGAAGTCACTGCCCGTGGCTGGAACTGCATCACCTACGAGGGTCCAGGTCAGCCCACCGTGCGCCGACAACAGAATATTGGTTTCATTCCGGAATGGTGGGAGGCCGTTACTCCTGTTGTTGACTATGTCCGTCAGCGCAAGGATGTTGACCCCGATCGCGTCGCGCTGATCGGACTGTCCTTTGGTGGGCTTCTCGCGCCTCTGGCCGCTACACGCGAACACCGTCTCGCTGCTGTGGTCGCCATCGACGGATTACTCAACCTTCAACGCTCCATCCTCGAAAAGTTCCCAACTCAGATGGTCGAGCTCTTCACCTCTGGAAACAAGACTGGCTTCAACGAATATGTTGACAAGCTCCTCGCTATTCCTAATATTCCTACTCAATTCAAATGGGGAGTCGACCAAGGTACATGGGCTTGGAACACCACGGATCCTTACACCTGGCTCTCGGGCGTCGGCGAATTCAAtctcgacgagaagaagctttCGCAGATCAAATGTCCCGTCTTTGTTGCTTCGGGCCAAGATGACCATATTGCGCCCGGGCAGCCAGAGGAGATGGCGAGACTTTTGGGCAAAAAGTCTCACTATTTCTTATTCGAGACTGAGCTAGGTGCTGGAGAGCATTGTGCTCTTGGTGCCGAGCAGCAGCTAGCTTTCAAGACGCTGGGTTGGCTTGATGAGGTGTTTGCCAAGGTTAAGACATTGTCCTAA